In the genome of Eschrichtius robustus isolate mEscRob2 chromosome 12, mEscRob2.pri, whole genome shotgun sequence, one region contains:
- the LOC137773208 gene encoding histone H2B type 1-L-like, with the protein MPELAKSAPASKKGSKKAVTKAQKKDGKKRKRSRKESYSVYVYKVLKQVHPDTGISSKAMGIMNSFVNDIFERIAGEASRLAHYNKRSTITSREIQTAVRLLLPGELAKHAVSEGTKAVTKYTSSK; encoded by the coding sequence ATGCCTGAGCTGGCTAAATCTGCTCCTGCTTCCAAGAAGGGTTCTAAGAAGGCGGTGACCAAGGCGCAAAAGAAGGACGGTAAGAAGCGCAAGCGCAGCCGCAAGGAGAGCTACTCCGTGTACGTGTACAAGGTGCTGAAACAGGTGCACCCGGACACTGGCATCTCGTCCAAGGCCATGGGCATCATGAACTCGTTCGTCAATGACATCTTTGAGCGCATCGCGGGCGAGGCGTCGCGCCTGGCGCATTACAACAAACGCTCGACCATCACCTCCAGGGAGATCCAGACGGCCGTGCGCCTTCTGCTGCCCGGGGAGCTGGCCAAGCACGCTGTGTCCGAGGGTACCAAGGCTGTCACCAAGTACACCAGCTCCAAGTAA
- the LOC137773434 gene encoding histone H3.1: protein MARTKQTARKSTGGKAPRKQLATKAARKSAPATGGVKKPHRYRPGTVALREIRRYQKSTELLIRKLPFQRLVREIAQDFKTDLRFQSSAVMALQEACEAYLVGLFEDTNLCAIHAKRVTIMPKDIQLARRIRGERA from the coding sequence ATGGCTCGTACTAAGCAGACTGCTCGCAAGTCCACCGGTGGTAAGGCGCCGCGCAAGCAGCTGGCCACCAAGGCAGCCCGGAAGAGCGCACCGGCCACAGGCGGCGTGAAGAAGCCGCACCGCTACCGGCCCGGCACGGTGGCCCTGCGCGAGATCCGCCGCTACCAGAAGTCCACGGAGCTGCTGATCCGCAAGCTGCCGTTCCAGCGCCTGGTGCGCGAGATCGCGCAGGACTTCAAGACCGACCTGCGCTTCCAGAGCTCGGCCGTCATGGCGCTGCAGGAGGCGTGCGAGGCCTACCTGGTGGGGCTCTTCGAGGACACCAACCTGTGTGCCATCCACGCCAAGCGCGTCACTATCATGCCCAAGGACATCCAGCTTGCTCGCCGCATCCGCGGGGAGAGGGCGTAA